In Leptodesmis sichuanensis A121, the following are encoded in one genomic region:
- the hpnI gene encoding bacteriohopanetetrol glucosamine biosynthesis glycosyltransferase HpnI gives MTYLLNPLCDLGLTPEMGWESAGGYGAALMLMLCLTAIAYYSYAIHAAVVFLKQEAGIDHDFHPPVSILKPICGFDEQTYANLASFCQQDYPNYQIIFGVQELHDSSMEVVKQIIRDFPEVDIQLIVNDRTLGTNRKVNNLASALARASHDVLVLADSDVRVGPDYLQQVVQPLKNPQVGVITCLYRSIPQGWVATLESLHTPTAFHPGVLVSNHLEGAKFAMGSTIVIRRSVLEEIGGFKAIANFLADDFQLGHLSAQAGYQVVLSRYIVDHILPEDTLINALQRQIRWAIGIRVSRSWGYVGLIFSYGTLASTVLLLMTDGAFLSWMLWGLAWGSRVTMAWIVGVRCLQDPVAKSWFWLSPVRDFLSFALWIYGFLGNTFHWRGQLFRLTRQGEMVPLTPRLSNRVKFSPR, from the coding sequence ATGACCTATCTACTAAACCCCTTATGTGATTTAGGACTAACTCCAGAAATGGGGTGGGAGAGTGCAGGGGGCTACGGTGCGGCACTGATGTTGATGTTGTGTCTGACCGCGATCGCTTACTACAGCTATGCCATCCATGCCGCCGTTGTGTTCCTAAAACAGGAGGCTGGCATCGATCACGACTTTCATCCGCCGGTGAGTATTCTAAAGCCCATCTGTGGGTTTGATGAGCAGACCTATGCTAACCTTGCGTCCTTTTGCCAACAGGATTACCCCAACTACCAAATTATTTTTGGGGTGCAGGAATTACATGATTCCAGCATGGAGGTGGTGAAGCAGATCATTCGCGATTTTCCAGAAGTAGATATTCAACTGATTGTGAATGATCGCACCCTGGGCACGAACCGTAAGGTGAATAATTTAGCCAGTGCTTTGGCAAGAGCCAGTCATGACGTATTAGTACTGGCGGATAGTGATGTGCGAGTGGGGCCAGATTACCTGCAACAGGTGGTGCAACCATTGAAAAATCCCCAGGTTGGGGTAATTACCTGTCTCTACCGTTCCATTCCTCAAGGCTGGGTGGCTACGCTCGAGTCCCTCCATACTCCGACAGCTTTCCATCCGGGAGTATTGGTCAGCAATCACCTGGAGGGGGCAAAGTTTGCGATGGGATCCACGATCGTAATTCGCCGCTCTGTTTTAGAGGAGATTGGGGGCTTCAAAGCGATCGCCAATTTCCTGGCGGATGACTTTCAACTGGGTCACTTATCGGCTCAGGCGGGCTACCAGGTCGTTCTTTCCCGGTACATCGTGGATCACATCCTGCCTGAAGATACGCTGATCAATGCCCTCCAGCGGCAAATTCGTTGGGCCATTGGAATTCGAGTGTCCCGCTCCTGGGGATATGTCGGACTCATTTTTAGCTATGGTACGCTGGCCAGTACTGTGTTGTTACTTATGACGGACGGTGCGTTCCTAAGCTGGATGCTCTGGGGCTTGGCTTGGGGATCTCGAGTAACTATGGCCTGGATTGTTGGCGTTCGTTGCCTGCAAGATCCAGTAGCTAAGTCCTGGTTTTGGCTATCCCCAGTGCGGGATTTCCTCAGTTTTGCCTTGTGGATCTATGGGTTTTTGGGCAATACTTTTCACTGGCGCGGTCAACTGTTCCGGCTCACCCGCCAAGGAGAAATGGTGCCTCTTACCCCAAGGCTTTCAAATCGGGTGAAGTTCAGTCCTCGTTGA
- a CDS encoding ferritin-like domain-containing protein, giving the protein MKLGTEAHKELFCQSFLDSHLTYEPETIPWPELDEEALARLRGIPFWRVALETEQQAGVMVNAFAETVQDPLIKQAIALQAQEESRHGRLLEFLIQHYGIEIPEPTPTKVPTKPEQEFVDFGFGECLDSFFAFGLFGLARQSGYFPESLFTIFDAIVHEEARHIVFFVNWVTYHQMQQGWGADLFRGIHASWHYSRALLHLAKSFGSDGGSGGDSFTAASSNSFIDNLTPEKVFSMCLQENERRMSQFDDRLLQPRLFPRLAAIALQVLKLLPQGRSTPNTQISHSKL; this is encoded by the coding sequence ATGAAACTGGGAACAGAGGCTCACAAGGAACTATTTTGTCAATCCTTTTTGGACAGTCACTTGACCTATGAGCCGGAAACTATTCCCTGGCCTGAGTTGGATGAAGAAGCACTGGCGCGTCTACGGGGAATTCCGTTTTGGCGGGTGGCGCTGGAAACGGAGCAACAGGCGGGTGTGATGGTCAATGCCTTCGCGGAAACAGTGCAGGATCCTTTGATCAAGCAGGCGATCGCGCTGCAGGCGCAGGAAGAAAGCCGTCATGGTCGCTTACTGGAATTTTTGATTCAGCATTACGGTATTGAAATTCCAGAACCGACTCCAACTAAAGTTCCGACCAAGCCTGAACAGGAGTTTGTAGACTTTGGTTTTGGTGAATGCCTGGATTCCTTCTTTGCCTTTGGTCTATTTGGGCTGGCACGGCAATCCGGCTATTTCCCGGAGTCCCTGTTCACCATCTTTGATGCCATTGTGCATGAAGAAGCACGGCATATCGTGTTCTTTGTCAATTGGGTAACTTATCACCAAATGCAACAGGGTTGGGGAGCAGACCTGTTCCGGGGAATTCATGCCTCCTGGCATTACAGCCGTGCCCTGTTGCATCTGGCAAAATCCTTTGGGAGTGATGGGGGAAGTGGAGGAGATAGTTTTACCGCAGCCTCGTCTAACAGCTTTATTGATAACCTGACTCCTGAGAAAGTGTTTTCCATGTGTTTGCAGGAGAATGAACGGCGAATGAGCCAATTTGACGATCGCCTGTTGCAACCCCGGTTGTTTCCTCGACTTGCGGCGATCGCATTACAGGTGCTTAAACTTCTTCCTCAAGGGCGATCGACCCCTAACACGCAAATCAGCCATTCAAAGCTATAA
- the recQ gene encoding DNA helicase RecQ yields MQKFRFSMIATSPSNHRFASLEQALKHYFGYESFRPGQRLVIEKALQNQDLMVVMPTGGGKSLCYQLPALLKPGLTIVVSPLIALMQDQVQALQDNGIPATFLNSSLSGTELRERERAVVEGEIKLLYIAPERLLNEELVTSWISQVYVSAIAIDEAHCVSEWGHDFRPEYRQLSQLRQWCPNVPIMALTATATERVREDIIHQLALQDPVVHVATFNRPNLYYEVRPKQRQSYSELVQIIRQSQGSGIVYCLSRKRVDELAAKLQHDGISALPYHAGMDNKTRAENQTRFIRDDVQVMVATIAFGMGINKPDVRFVVHYDLPRNIEGYYQESGRAGRDGEPARCTLFFGTGDIKTVEFLISQKVDPATGEPLENEQRIATQQLRRVVNYAEATECRRIIQLGYFGESFQGQCGNCDNCLQPKPIEDWTIEAQKFLSCVARVRERFGLNYIIDVLRGSKSQRILQNSHDKLSTYGIGKDRSTEEWRMLGRSLIHQGLLDETTDGYSILKLNEASWEVLRKQRAVAIAIRPDRIKEVVSPLETIDTAETEELLQRLHLLRKRLADEQGVPPYIVFANATLRLMAQQQPLNRAQFATLSGVGSRKLSQYGDLFLKEIHNFRQEKGLPLKSSPSENVTSISPAANSSLTLYPSDTQRLTLQLYQQGLKPFEIAEQRNLRLSTIATHLAELIEMGYDIPLDDLVPEERQDKIREAIAAVGSDSRRRIRDHLGESYGYDEIHYVQAWWKREHT; encoded by the coding sequence TTGCAGAAGTTTCGATTCTCCATGATTGCCACCTCTCCCTCCAATCATCGGTTTGCCTCGCTGGAACAGGCGCTGAAGCACTACTTTGGCTACGAAAGCTTCCGTCCAGGACAGCGATTGGTGATTGAAAAAGCGCTCCAGAATCAAGATCTGATGGTAGTGATGCCGACAGGAGGCGGTAAATCTCTGTGTTATCAGTTGCCCGCTTTACTGAAGCCGGGATTGACGATCGTCGTTTCTCCCCTGATTGCCTTAATGCAGGATCAGGTACAGGCATTGCAGGACAACGGCATTCCCGCCACTTTTTTGAATAGCAGCCTCAGTGGTACGGAGTTGCGGGAACGAGAACGGGCCGTAGTCGAGGGCGAAATCAAACTGTTGTATATTGCGCCAGAGCGGTTGCTGAATGAGGAATTGGTCACGTCCTGGATTTCGCAAGTTTATGTGTCTGCGATCGCCATTGACGAAGCCCACTGCGTCTCTGAATGGGGCCATGATTTTCGGCCAGAGTATCGCCAACTGAGTCAGTTGCGCCAATGGTGCCCGAATGTCCCCATTATGGCGCTTACGGCTACAGCAACGGAGCGTGTGCGGGAAGACATTATTCACCAACTGGCATTGCAGGATCCGGTGGTGCATGTTGCAACCTTCAACCGTCCCAATTTGTATTACGAAGTGCGTCCGAAACAGCGGCAATCCTACAGCGAACTGGTACAGATTATCCGCCAATCGCAGGGATCGGGAATTGTCTACTGCCTGAGTCGCAAGCGAGTCGATGAACTGGCCGCTAAGTTGCAGCATGACGGCATTTCGGCACTGCCCTATCACGCGGGGATGGACAACAAAACCCGCGCCGAAAACCAGACGCGCTTCATTCGCGATGATGTGCAGGTAATGGTGGCAACGATCGCCTTTGGCATGGGGATCAACAAACCGGATGTGCGATTTGTGGTGCATTACGATCTGCCGCGCAACATTGAAGGCTATTACCAGGAATCGGGCCGGGCCGGACGGGATGGAGAGCCTGCTCGCTGCACGCTGTTCTTTGGTACAGGAGACATTAAAACAGTTGAGTTTTTAATCAGCCAAAAAGTGGATCCAGCAACAGGAGAACCCTTAGAGAATGAACAGCGGATTGCGACTCAACAGTTGCGACGAGTGGTGAACTATGCAGAAGCCACAGAGTGCCGTCGCATTATCCAATTAGGTTACTTCGGTGAATCGTTTCAAGGTCAGTGTGGCAACTGTGATAATTGTCTGCAACCCAAGCCCATCGAAGATTGGACAATTGAAGCGCAAAAGTTTCTCTCCTGTGTGGCACGAGTGCGGGAACGATTTGGTTTGAATTACATTATTGATGTCCTGCGTGGGTCGAAAAGTCAGCGAATTTTGCAAAATAGTCATGACAAGCTTTCGACTTATGGGATTGGTAAAGATCGCAGTACTGAAGAATGGCGGATGTTGGGTCGATCGCTGATCCACCAGGGCTTATTAGACGAAACAACCGATGGCTATTCTATTTTGAAGTTAAATGAAGCCAGTTGGGAAGTTCTGCGGAAACAACGAGCCGTGGCGATCGCAATTCGACCCGATCGCATCAAGGAGGTTGTTTCTCCCCTAGAGACGATTGATACAGCAGAAACAGAAGAATTGCTCCAGCGGTTGCATTTGTTGCGGAAACGGTTGGCAGACGAGCAAGGTGTTCCTCCCTACATCGTGTTTGCTAATGCCACGTTGCGATTGATGGCGCAACAACAACCGTTGAACCGCGCTCAATTTGCCACCCTTTCTGGAGTGGGCAGTCGCAAACTCTCCCAGTATGGCGACCTGTTTCTCAAAGAGATTCATAATTTTCGGCAGGAAAAAGGGTTGCCCCTGAAAAGTTCACCTTCAGAAAATGTTACCTCTATTTCCCCCGCCGCTAATTCATCGCTGACTCTGTACCCTTCTGATACGCAACGACTGACTCTGCAACTGTATCAGCAGGGATTGAAACCCTTTGAAATTGCCGAACAACGCAACTTGCGCCTGAGTACGATCGCCACTCATCTCGCAGAACTGATTGAGATGGGCTATGACATTCCCCTGGATGATCTGGTGCCGGAGGAGCGGCAGGACAAGATTCGGGAGGCGATCGCCGCCGTTGGGTCAGATTCCCGTCGCCGCATTCGCGATCATCTAGGCGAATCCTATGGCTATGACGAAATCCATTACGTACAAGCCTGGTGGAAACGCGAACATACTTAA
- the hpnJ gene encoding hopanoid biosynthesis associated radical SAM protein HpnJ → MDLLKTLLLNPPSFEKFDGGAGSRWPATREIESYWYPVWLGYPAGMIRDLGGHSRVLDTSPHHIGPEETIQIAADYEFVVLFTSHVGFTKDVELVEQMKVLNPNLKIAFVGPPVTTHPEVALHASAAIDFVTHKEFDYAVTRFAAGEALDTIPGVHFLRDDQMVSNPPDPPVEDLDRFPWVTQIWKRDLDITRYNVPFLLHPYIALYSTRGCPALCTFCLWPQTFDGHRWRTRSVADVRNEVEWALDAFKPEGLQEIFFDDDTFTYSPKRMVEMAKAFKPLNFQWSSTSRSHLDYDTLKVLADSGCRLFIVGFESGNDEILKNIKKGISAQRSLEFVKNCKKVGIKVHADFIIGLPGETRETIRETIEYAKTMDPETLQVSVAHAYPGTEMYEWFQNHGIIMHTRMSDELGQQLPMANFPHLSGAEMLEWVHRFYDEYYFRPKPILRILGNAMFKSNERKRLYKEAKEFLQTRARRRELVKAGEVTPHTS, encoded by the coding sequence ATGGACTTGCTGAAAACACTGCTACTCAATCCCCCATCTTTTGAAAAATTTGATGGAGGTGCAGGTTCACGCTGGCCTGCAACACGCGAGATCGAAAGTTATTGGTATCCAGTCTGGCTCGGCTATCCAGCGGGAATGATCCGTGATCTGGGAGGACATTCGCGGGTGCTGGATACGTCTCCCCATCACATTGGCCCAGAAGAAACCATTCAAATTGCTGCCGACTACGAGTTTGTTGTCCTGTTCACATCCCACGTCGGGTTTACGAAAGATGTCGAACTGGTGGAGCAGATGAAAGTGTTAAACCCCAACTTAAAGATTGCCTTTGTCGGCCCTCCAGTAACTACCCATCCCGAAGTCGCCTTGCATGCCTCGGCTGCGATCGATTTCGTTACCCATAAGGAATTTGACTATGCGGTGACTCGGTTTGCCGCTGGGGAAGCGCTCGATACCATTCCAGGCGTTCATTTCCTCCGCGACGACCAGATGGTTTCCAATCCGCCCGATCCACCCGTAGAGGATCTTGATCGCTTTCCCTGGGTAACCCAAATCTGGAAGCGCGATCTAGACATCACCCGATACAATGTTCCCTTTCTCCTACATCCCTATATCGCGCTGTATTCGACGCGAGGCTGTCCGGCACTCTGCACGTTTTGTCTCTGGCCCCAGACGTTTGATGGGCATCGGTGGCGAACCCGATCGGTGGCAGATGTTCGCAATGAGGTGGAATGGGCACTGGATGCGTTCAAACCCGAAGGCTTGCAGGAAATCTTTTTTGACGACGATACTTTTACCTACAGTCCCAAACGCATGGTCGAAATGGCTAAAGCCTTCAAACCTCTGAACTTCCAGTGGTCTTCGACTTCGCGATCGCATCTGGATTATGACACCTTAAAAGTCCTGGCAGATTCTGGTTGTCGCCTATTCATCGTTGGTTTTGAGTCTGGCAATGACGAAATCCTGAAAAATATCAAGAAAGGGATTTCGGCCCAACGCTCTCTGGAGTTTGTGAAAAACTGCAAGAAGGTTGGAATCAAGGTACACGCCGATTTCATCATTGGCCTTCCTGGTGAGACGCGAGAAACCATTCGAGAAACGATCGAATATGCCAAGACAATGGATCCCGAAACCCTGCAGGTATCCGTTGCCCACGCCTATCCGGGAACCGAAATGTACGAATGGTTCCAGAATCACGGCATCATTATGCACACCAGGATGTCGGATGAACTGGGTCAACAACTGCCGATGGCCAACTTCCCTCACCTTTCTGGGGCCGAAATGTTGGAGTGGGTACACCGTTTTTATGATGAATATTATTTCCGGCCCAAGCCGATTCTCCGGATTCTGGGAAATGCCATGTTTAAATCGAATGAGCGGAAACGCCTTTACAAGGAGGCTAAAGAGTTTCTGCAAACTCGTGCCCGCCGCCGAGAGTTAGTGAAAGCGGGCGAGGTCACTCCTCATACCTCCTGA
- the aroA gene encoding 3-phosphoshikimate 1-carboxyvinyltransferase codes for MESSECQQTLTIARPTGGFSLSGRIHIPGDKSISHRALMLGALAAGETIVKGLLLGEDPRSTASCFQAMGADISDLNTEEVRIRGIGLGQLVEPVDVLNAGNSGTTLRLMLGILASHRGRFFTVTGDSSLRSRPMSRVVKPLQQMGAEIWGRKGASLAPLAIQGQALKPIHYHSPIASAQVKSCILLAGLLTEGATTVTEPALSRDHSERMLKAFGANVQVDPETCSATVIGPTRLIGQTVVVPGDISSAAFWLVAGAIVPGSDLTVENVGINPTRTGILEVLERMGASITLENQREVAGEPVADLRVRGDASLKACTIAGDIIPRLIDEIPILAVAATFAEGTTIIQDAAELRVKESDRIAVMAKQLNQMGAQVTELPDGMEITGGLPLMGAEVDSYTDHRIAMSLAIAALNATGSTTIHRAEAAAISYPEFFSTLENICNH; via the coding sequence TTGGAATCCTCTGAATGTCAGCAGACGCTGACGATCGCCCGTCCCACGGGAGGATTTTCTCTGTCGGGGCGCATTCATATTCCTGGAGACAAGTCCATTTCTCACCGGGCCTTGATGCTGGGAGCGTTGGCAGCCGGGGAAACCATTGTGAAAGGGCTGCTCCTGGGAGAAGACCCGCGCAGTACAGCCAGTTGCTTTCAGGCAATGGGGGCGGACATTTCCGATCTGAACACCGAGGAAGTCCGAATTCGCGGCATTGGGCTGGGGCAGCTAGTAGAACCTGTGGATGTTTTGAATGCGGGCAATTCTGGTACAACGTTGCGGTTGATGCTGGGAATCCTAGCTTCCCATCGCGGACGATTTTTTACTGTAACGGGAGATAGTTCTCTGCGATCGCGGCCCATGTCTCGTGTCGTCAAACCATTGCAACAAATGGGTGCAGAGATTTGGGGCCGCAAGGGGGCTTCCCTGGCTCCATTGGCGATTCAGGGTCAAGCTTTAAAGCCGATTCATTACCATTCCCCGATCGCCTCGGCTCAGGTGAAATCCTGTATTTTACTGGCAGGCTTGCTGACCGAAGGAGCAACCACCGTCACTGAACCCGCCCTTTCCCGCGATCACAGTGAACGAATGCTGAAAGCCTTTGGAGCCAATGTGCAAGTGGATCCTGAAACCTGCAGTGCGACGGTAATTGGTCCTACTCGCCTAATCGGACAAACGGTGGTTGTTCCTGGAGACATTAGCTCGGCGGCCTTCTGGCTAGTGGCTGGGGCGATCGTCCCTGGATCAGATTTAACCGTTGAAAATGTCGGCATCAATCCCACTCGCACGGGTATCTTAGAAGTGCTGGAACGGATGGGAGCCAGCATTACCCTGGAAAATCAGCGGGAAGTGGCTGGGGAACCCGTCGCCGATCTCCGAGTCCGGGGAGATGCATCGCTGAAAGCCTGTACCATTGCTGGCGATATCATTCCTCGGCTCATCGATGAAATTCCAATTCTGGCCGTGGCCGCCACCTTTGCAGAAGGCACCACAATCATTCAAGATGCCGCGGAATTGCGGGTGAAGGAAAGCGATCGCATTGCCGTTATGGCCAAGCAATTAAACCAAATGGGGGCGCAGGTGACGGAACTCCCAGACGGCATGGAAATTACTGGTGGGCTTCCCCTGATGGGTGCAGAAGTGGACAGTTATACAGATCATCGGATTGCCATGAGTCTGGCGATCGCGGCCTTAAATGCTACCGGAAGCACAACTATTCATCGAGCCGAAGCCGCCGCCATTTCTTATCCAGAGTTTTTCTCGACTTTGGAGAATATTTGTAACCACTGA
- a CDS encoding WD40 repeat domain-containing protein: protein MTGHYIKTLQDGQQLFSSDYVGMVRQWDVQTGACLQFWQAHEGRIYAIALHPTQPQIISGGNDQQIKLWDLQTGNCLQVFQGHAAAISALRFTSDGQQVISASFDQTIKLWDLVSGHCIQTFQGHQNVVSSIIHDGVLFSSSLDETIRQWDMTTGQSLKTWNTPRPYEGMNITGATGLTAAETATLKALGAISTTH, encoded by the coding sequence TTGACAGGACACTACATCAAAACCTTGCAGGATGGGCAACAGCTATTCAGTAGCGATTATGTGGGCATGGTCAGGCAATGGGACGTGCAAACAGGAGCCTGTTTGCAATTCTGGCAGGCCCACGAAGGACGCATTTATGCGATCGCCCTCCATCCCACGCAACCCCAGATCATTAGTGGTGGCAACGATCAGCAGATCAAACTGTGGGATCTTCAGACGGGGAACTGTTTGCAGGTGTTTCAGGGACACGCCGCAGCGATCTCTGCCCTCCGCTTTACCTCGGATGGACAACAGGTGATTAGTGCCAGCTTTGATCAAACCATCAAACTTTGGGATCTGGTCAGCGGTCACTGTATACAGACCTTCCAGGGACACCAAAATGTCGTTTCTTCAATCATCCATGATGGGGTTTTATTCAGCAGCAGCCTGGATGAAACGATCCGTCAGTGGGACATGACGACCGGACAAAGCCTCAAGACCTGGAACACCCCTCGCCCCTACGAAGGCATGAATATCACCGGAGCCACAGGACTGACTGCCGCTGAAACAGCAACTCTGAAAGCCCTTGGCGCGATCAGTACTACTCATTGA
- the hpnK gene encoding hopanoid biosynthesis-associated protein HpnK → MGEQRQHRQLIINGDDFGFSSGVNQAIIDAHQRGVLTSTSLMVTGDAFEEAVALAKAHPTLAIGLHLVLICGRSVLPPEKIPHLVDADGYFSNQPEKSGVYYHFSAAAHQELTLEIRAQLEKFRQTGLPLSHVDGHLHMHLQPIVLQNLVKLAEEFEIRFIRLPLEELQLTLNIDRTNFLGKILWSLIFRGLRRYGEGLLRTHNIHCTERVYGLLQTGCMTEDYLLHLIPQIRANLVEIYSHPAIPLSGEPDNGIGFGQAERDALISDRVRQSIEQSGFHLTNYLQLGKAI, encoded by the coding sequence ATGGGAGAACAGCGTCAGCATCGACAACTCATTATTAATGGAGATGATTTTGGCTTCTCATCGGGAGTCAATCAGGCTATTATCGATGCCCATCAACGGGGAGTTCTCACCAGCACCAGTTTAATGGTGACAGGCGATGCTTTTGAGGAAGCCGTTGCTCTTGCTAAAGCCCATCCTACCCTGGCTATAGGTTTGCATTTAGTGTTGATATGTGGGCGATCGGTATTACCACCCGAAAAAATTCCTCATCTGGTGGATGCAGACGGATATTTTTCTAATCAACCGGAGAAAAGCGGGGTTTACTATCATTTCAGTGCAGCCGCACACCAAGAACTGACGCTGGAAATTCGCGCACAACTGGAGAAGTTCCGGCAGACTGGACTCCCTCTGTCTCATGTCGATGGGCATTTGCATATGCATCTCCAACCGATCGTGTTGCAGAATTTGGTCAAGCTTGCTGAGGAATTTGAGATTCGATTCATCCGATTACCTCTGGAGGAACTACAACTCACTTTGAATATCGATCGCACTAATTTCCTTGGCAAAATTCTTTGGTCTTTAATTTTTAGAGGGTTGCGTCGCTATGGAGAAGGGTTGCTGAGAACTCACAATATCCATTGCACTGAACGAGTCTATGGTTTACTGCAAACAGGGTGCATGACCGAAGATTATCTCTTGCATCTGATTCCTCAAATTCGGGCCAATTTAGTAGAAATCTATTCCCATCCGGCTATTCCCCTTTCTGGTGAACCAGATAACGGTATCGGGTTCGGGCAGGCTGAGCGGGATGCGCTGATCAGCGATCGCGTCCGCCAAAGCATTGAACAATCCGGCTTCCATTTGACTAACTATCTTCAACTGGGTAAAGCCATTTAA
- a CDS encoding ArnT family glycosyltransferase: protein MTNNILWLLALIKLMLHFLTNGQYGYSDDELYYMACGNRLDWGYTEFPPLVAIVAHISRSLMGDSLFSIRFFPAIAGALLVVLTGLIARELGGGRFAQFLAALLIVTSPYFLTAHTTLTMNALEPLIWTLGAYLVLLFLKYHQSKLWLLIGLLIGIGLLNKFSMVFFAFSLGVGLWLTQRQVFSKKWIWFGGIIAIVLAMPTLIWQAQHGWPFLEHQKAANLYDKKSSFEAIAALLVQPILMMHPLAAPIWLAGLYFYLLSQEGKPYRLFGWIFVITYGLFLLLQGKSYYLAPLYPLLFGAGAIVAECWTKNQRLLKTALLGVLVVSTTIIMIPMTLPVLPMETLLQFSSYYSKDDFLPERSNTTLATQEAPVYFKNMLGWEDSVAQISKVYYQLPATEQPQTAILSWEYGNAGAIDFYGPRYGLPKGISGAHAFYFWGHQNYSSEQVISLGGDRSYLQQLFHQVEQVDTVTHAGVVGIKSNIPIYLCKGIKIPFNQSWPKFKAYFGHPYEGK, encoded by the coding sequence ATGACGAATAACATCCTCTGGCTTCTGGCGTTGATTAAATTAATGCTGCACTTTTTAACCAATGGACAATACGGCTACAGTGATGATGAGCTGTATTATATGGCCTGTGGTAATCGTCTGGACTGGGGCTATACAGAATTCCCACCCCTCGTTGCAATTGTAGCGCATATTAGCCGATCGCTAATGGGTGATTCCCTATTTTCAATTCGGTTTTTTCCGGCGATCGCAGGAGCATTATTGGTAGTTCTAACTGGGTTAATAGCTCGTGAGTTGGGTGGGGGACGGTTTGCTCAATTTCTGGCAGCACTGCTGATAGTAACATCGCCTTACTTTTTAACGGCCCATACCACTCTCACTATGAATGCACTGGAGCCATTGATCTGGACTCTAGGCGCTTACCTGGTTTTACTATTCCTGAAGTACCACCAATCCAAACTGTGGCTACTCATTGGCCTTTTGATTGGCATTGGCCTGCTCAATAAGTTTTCTATGGTCTTCTTTGCGTTTAGTTTGGGGGTAGGACTATGGCTAACCCAGCGCCAGGTGTTCTCAAAGAAGTGGATCTGGTTTGGGGGAATCATTGCGATCGTTCTGGCAATGCCAACCCTGATCTGGCAAGCTCAGCATGGCTGGCCGTTTTTAGAACATCAGAAAGCGGCCAATCTCTATGACAAAAAATCTTCTTTTGAAGCGATCGCGGCCTTATTAGTGCAACCCATTCTGATGATGCATCCTCTGGCTGCACCCATCTGGTTGGCTGGACTTTATTTTTATCTCTTGTCTCAAGAGGGCAAACCCTATCGCCTGTTTGGTTGGATCTTTGTGATTACGTATGGGTTGTTTCTGTTGTTGCAAGGGAAGTCTTATTACCTGGCTCCGCTGTATCCCCTGCTGTTTGGTGCGGGAGCGATCGTGGCTGAGTGCTGGACTAAAAATCAACGGTTACTCAAAACGGCCCTTTTGGGAGTGTTGGTGGTTAGTACAACCATCATCATGATTCCTATGACGCTCCCAGTACTGCCAATGGAAACCTTATTACAATTCTCCAGTTACTACTCAAAGGATGACTTCTTGCCTGAGCGCTCCAACACAACATTAGCCACTCAGGAAGCACCCGTCTACTTCAAAAATATGTTGGGTTGGGAGGATAGCGTAGCCCAAATCAGTAAGGTTTACTATCAACTACCTGCTACCGAACAACCTCAAACTGCGATTCTGTCCTGGGAGTATGGGAATGCGGGAGCGATCGATTTCTATGGTCCCCGCTATGGCTTACCGAAGGGTATCAGTGGTGCTCATGCGTTCTACTTCTGGGGACATCAGAATTATTCCAGTGAACAGGTAATCAGTTTGGGGGGCGATCGTAGCTATCTCCAGCAACTCTTTCATCAGGTGGAACAAGTAGATACTGTTACCCATGCTGGTGTAGTTGGAATTAAAAGTAATATTCCAATCTATCTCTGTAAGGGTATAAAAATTCCCTTCAACCAAAGTTGGCCTAAGTTTAAAGCCTATTTTGGTCATCCTTATGAGGGCAAATAG